In the Anaerostipes caccae L1-92 genome, ATCAAAACGAGGTGGAAGATATTATCCAGGAAGTATATTTGGAGGTCTATCATTCTCTCCCGATTTTAAAAAATAATATGGCTTTTTACGCATGGCTTAGGAGGATTACCTATCACTGCTGCCTCAAGTCTGTCAGAAAACAGAGACCGGACATCATCGGAGATGAAAAGATTGAGTTTGTCAAAAGCTTGATAGAAGACAGCATGCAGCCTCAGGATGTGGTTCTACAGAATGAGAAGGCGCAGATTCTGAATGAATGTATTCGGAAGCTTCCTGAAAAACAGAGAGCAGCCATGATTTTAAGCGTGATTCAGCAGCTGAAAATGAAAGAAGCCGCTGAGATTCTTGACTGTAATGTCAATGCAGTGAAAAATCTTTTGTACCACGGAAGAAAGAATTTAAAAAAACAGATTGAAGCCCTGCCAAAGGAAGACAGAGAGGCGTTAGGACTCCGCAGTTTCGGCTTTTTCTCTTTGTATCCGGTGCTCCGAGGTTCGCTGTCAGAGATGGGAAAAGCAGAATCTGCAAAACATGCGCTTATGGCAAAGAAGGTCATTGCCGGAGTAATGACAGCCTGCGGAGCCGGAGCCGCGGGAATTCTGCTGCTGAACAGGGATACACTGCCTTCCCACAGTTTTCAGTCTGTTCAGACCCCGAATATCATGCTGGAGACAAGCAGCTTAAAGGGTATCCGTATTCCGAAGCCTGAACCGGAGCCGGTCCGTAAAAGTCCAGGACCGTCGGTATCTCTGAAACATGTAGGGGAAGACAGAGAGTCCGGGCATATCGTGATCCGTGCGGGCGGCAGTATTGATTATCAAAAGACTTATCTGCTTGGGGAAGACGGGAAACGGGTATCAGCGCAGAGCTATGATCCCCAGAAAAAGATTTTATATTTTCCCTCACAAAAAAATACGTTTATATTGCATCTGGTCAGCAGAGACGGCAGTCAGAGGCTGTTTAGGTACCGGAAAGTTCCAAAATAAGAAACAAAAAATGTTTCTTATTTTTTTGTAAAGATTTCTAACCATCCTGTTTTTCGCCGGACCATCTAAGGTCGATATTGGGAAAATGCCTGTCATTGACTAAAAAATTAGGAGGGAGCAGAACCATGCAGAAAAAGAGAAAGGTTTGGAATACGGTTTTGATTTGTTTGCTGACGGCTGTCCTGGCAGCAGGATCAGGAGCCTTGTCTGCAAAAGAAAATACAGAGGAAGCGGAGCAAGAACAGCAGGACCAGTCTGCATCAGATGAGGAGCAGAAAACTGAAATGAGCAGTACGGCAGAAATAGAGCAGGAGGAAGAAACTAAACTTCCAAAGAAAAAAAAGAAAACTTTAAAATCCCTTGCGAAAGATTCAAGGACACTGCTGGATGTGAGTAAAAAAAGTGTCCGGATCAAAGCGACCGGAGCGGCAGGCGGAGGGCTGGCCCAGGAAGAGAGCCGTTTAAATACGAAGGGTTATCGAATCACGGGAACGACAGCAGTCAATAAAATTATCGTAGATCCAGGAGTTACTACAGATATCATCTTTGATCATCTGAGTATTACAAATAAAACCCGAAGTGAAAACTGTGTGACTGTATCCCGCGCCAATGTGACGATTACCTTGATTGGAGAAAATAAACTTTCCTGTGAGAAAAGAGATTATGGGGCTTTAGTAAAAGACGGAATGGATAATACGGCTTTAATTCTTCAGTGCGAACACAGCAAAGAACAAGGGCATAAATGCAGGAAGGAAACATGCGGGAGTCTGGAAGTCGGAGGTACTACGGTCCATGTAACCGCTATTGGAAGCACAGTTGTAAATCGAGAAAAGGCCGATTTAACCGGCTTTAGTAATTTATATATAAAAGGAGGAATTATTGCAGCACAGGCAGGAGAACATAATTGTGCTATTGGAAGTGCGTGTGCCAGTTGGTGTGTCGGAAAAGGGTATACAAAAAATATCCGGATTTCTGGAGGAATCGTGACAGCAAGCGGAGGTGTCAGCTGTGCAGGGATCGGGAGCGGATCCTGGACTCCGACAGATGGTATATATATTACAGGAGGGAATATTTATGCCAGTGGAGGAACCAATGCAGCGGGAATAGGATCCGGTGGACATACCGGAGCTGAAGATGGCACATATGGTGCAAATGTTAATGTGTCTAATGTTGTTATCAGCGGAGGAGATACTGTTGTTACAGCGTTGGGTGATAAGAGCACCAATATGCCGGGCATAGGCTGCGGAACGCCTCCGGACAATAAACCACAAGGAACTATAACAAATGTCATAGCCAGTCCGGATACCGGTTTTCAAGGGTATATACAGGATGGTACCTCAGAAACAGATTATAATTTTACAAAACATACGCCTTTTCCTTCA is a window encoding:
- a CDS encoding RNA polymerase sigma factor; the encoded protein is MERENTYEKLCPYVERAKKGDEQAFGYLYHSTYDMTRNFVSNFCKDQNEVEDIIQEVYLEVYHSLPILKNNMAFYAWLRRITYHCCLKSVRKQRPDIIGDEKIEFVKSLIEDSMQPQDVVLQNEKAQILNECIRKLPEKQRAAMILSVIQQLKMKEAAEILDCNVNAVKNLLYHGRKNLKKQIEALPKEDREALGLRSFGFFSLYPVLRGSLSEMGKAESAKHALMAKKVIAGVMTACGAGAAGILLLNRDTLPSHSFQSVQTPNIMLETSSLKGIRIPKPEPEPVRKSPGPSVSLKHVGEDRESGHIVIRAGGSIDYQKTYLLGEDGKRVSAQSYDPQKKILYFPSQKNTFILHLVSRDGSQRLFRYRKVPK